A window of Campylobacter pinnipediorum subsp. pinnipediorum contains these coding sequences:
- a CDS encoding ABC transporter permease subunit (The N-terminal region of this protein, as described by TIGR01726, is a three transmembrane segment that identifies a subfamily of ABC transporter permease subunits, which specificities that include histidine, arginine, glutamine, glutamate, L-cystine (sic), the opines (in Agrobacterium) octopine and nopaline, etc.) codes for MQDSLLFSTQNIIRLAEGLLVSIEISIISIIISIIGGVFFGIIMSLKNKFIYIFLKICLEAIRIMPTIVWLFIFYFGLARAMNLHLSAFSASLIVFSVWGVFEMMDIVRGAIVSIPKHQFESSTALGLNKIQIYIYIIIPLTMRRLAPSAVNLLSRMIKTTSIVVLIGVVEVVKVGQQIVERNVFNNNMAPFLIYGVIFILYFLICYPISKLSQKLEKRWM; via the coding sequence GTGCAAGATAGCTTATTATTTAGCACACAAAACATAATACGACTTGCTGAAGGATTATTGGTTAGTATAGAAATTTCTATAATATCAATAATTATTTCAATAATTGGTGGAGTATTTTTTGGCATTATTATGAGTTTAAAAAATAAATTTATCTATATTTTTTTAAAAATTTGTTTAGAGGCAATAAGAATAATGCCAACCATAGTGTGGCTTTTTATATTTTATTTTGGGCTAGCAAGAGCTATGAATTTGCACCTAAGTGCATTTAGTGCAAGTTTGATAGTATTTAGCGTTTGGGGTGTGTTTGAAATGATGGATATAGTAAGAGGAGCTATTGTATCAATCCCGAAACATCAATTTGAAAGCTCAACCGCACTAGGGCTTAATAAAATACAAATTTATATATATATTATAATACCTCTAACCATGAGGAGATTAGCTCCTAGCGCTGTAAATTTACTAAGTCGTATGATAAAAACAACTTCTATAGTTGTATTAATAGGTGTTGTTGAAGTTGTAAAAGTAGGACAACAAATAGTAGAAAGAAATGTTTTTAATAATAATATGGCACCGTTTTTAATATATGGTGTAATTTTTATATTATATTTTTTAATATGCTACCCAATATCAAAATTATCTCAAAAACTTGAAAAACGCTGGATGTGA
- a CDS encoding amino acid ABC transporter permease: MDIEFILKFYPMYIEAGILTIKLAFLGIFFSIIIGIFCVAIRFYNIKFALPIITSYVEISRNTPLLIQLFFLYYGLPKLGINIDSFTCAVIGLTFLGGSYMAESFRLGYEAVRKSQIEAGLSLGLNNIQILYHIITPQAFTISLPSISANIIFLLKETSIVSIIALGDLVYVAKDLIGLYYKTDEALFMLVISYLIIILPISLFLGFIERIARAR, encoded by the coding sequence ATGGATATTGAGTTTATTTTAAAATTTTACCCTATGTATATTGAGGCTGGAATACTCACCATTAAGCTTGCATTTTTAGGTATATTTTTTTCTATAATTATAGGAATATTTTGTGTTGCTATAAGATTTTATAATATCAAATTTGCACTACCAATAATAACCTCATATGTAGAAATTTCAAGAAACACGCCACTTTTAATACAGCTATTTTTTCTTTATTATGGCTTACCAAAGCTTGGCATAAATATAGATAGCTTTACTTGTGCTGTTATAGGGCTTACTTTTTTAGGTGGCAGTTACATGGCAGAAAGTTTTAGACTTGGATATGAAGCAGTTAGAAAATCACAAATAGAAGCTGGTCTTAGTCTTGGTTTAAACAATATACAAATTTTATATCACATAATAACACCACAAGCATTTACAATTTCACTTCCTAGCATAAGTGCAAATATTATATTCTTGCTTAAAGAAACATCAATAGTTAGCATAATAGCACTTGGGGATCTTGTGTATGTAGCAAAAGATCTTATAGGACTTTATTATAAAACAGATGAAGCTTTATTTATGTTAGTAATTAGTTACCTAATAATTATTTTACCGATATCCTTATTTTTAGGATTTATAGAGAGGATTGCTCGTGCAAGATAG
- a CDS encoding SurA N-terminal domain-containing protein produces MITWMQKRKKYLVVTIWISTIAFVGAGFVGWGAYDFNSNRSTSVAKVGHRNISVQELNEKYSQLFSYYNNVFNGQLSEEKASDMGLQNLALDASIRDSLLLNFADDIGLSVNDDDIIKYIVSDSNFQKDGVFDEKIYKDVLRRSRINPQDFEKNLKRSILIEKLSQAIRVSANDDDISMMSAIFNMKDEVAFKIVTISDNEIVIAKDEMKKFWKKNKNNYMTEDKYKFGSIFIPNGDLKASDDVLKSYYEDNKDSYRNSEDKIKSFEEAKDLVKRDYALQENKTAALKRYTELKKGEVQTTEDINFFASQTPFDIENLNKLSVGDVVKPIIYNNGYIILKLNEIEKSKTKTYDEAKDEVLEAFKLEKEKEILDAKVKKEIADFDVKKASVASISRTDQKDIDGLDMLESGNFIDHVFSSTNKKGYVILDNKAVIYEILEQKLLPDGLVSDKKLVSENIATLKNNELIKDLTNALQKRYKVEEYIKR; encoded by the coding sequence ATGATAACATGGATGCAAAAGCGTAAAAAATATCTTGTAGTTACAATTTGGATAAGCACTATAGCTTTTGTTGGAGCTGGTTTTGTGGGTTGGGGAGCTTATGATTTTAACTCAAATAGATCGACATCTGTTGCAAAAGTAGGTCATAGAAATATAAGTGTTCAAGAGTTAAACGAAAAATACTCTCAACTTTTTAGTTATTATAATAATGTTTTTAATGGTCAGCTAAGTGAAGAAAAAGCAAGTGATATGGGGCTTCAAAATTTAGCTCTTGATGCAAGCATAAGAGACTCTTTGCTTTTAAATTTTGCCGATGATATAGGTTTGAGTGTAAATGATGATGATATTATAAAATATATAGTATCGGATAGTAATTTTCAAAAAGATGGTGTTTTTGATGAAAAAATATACAAAGATGTATTAAGGCGCTCAAGAATAAACCCGCAAGATTTTGAGAAAAATCTAAAACGCTCTATTTTAATAGAAAAATTATCACAAGCTATAAGGGTGTCAGCTAATGATGATGATATTTCTATGATGTCTGCTATATTTAATATGAAAGATGAAGTTGCTTTTAAAATAGTAACCATAAGTGATAATGAGATTGTTATAGCTAAAGATGAAATGAAGAAATTTTGGAAAAAAAATAAAAATAACTATATGACAGAAGATAAATATAAATTTGGCAGCATTTTTATACCAAATGGTGATCTAAAAGCGAGCGATGATGTTTTAAAGAGCTACTATGAAGATAACAAAGATAGCTATAGAAATTCAGAAGATAAAATTAAATCTTTTGAAGAAGCTAAGGATCTTGTAAAAAGAGATTATGCTTTACAGGAGAATAAAACTGCTGCTTTAAAGAGATACACAGAACTTAAAAAAGGTGAAGTTCAAACAACAGAAGATATAAACTTTTTTGCTAGCCAAACACCTTTTGATATAGAGAATTTAAATAAATTAAGTGTAGGAGATGTTGTTAAGCCTATAATTTACAATAATGGATATATAATACTGAAATTGAATGAGATCGAAAAATCCAAAACAAAAACATACGATGAAGCAAAAGATGAAGTTTTGGAGGCTTTTAAACTTGAAAAAGAAAAAGAAATTTTAGATGCTAAGGTAAAAAAAGAAATTGCTGATTTTGATGTGAAAAAAGCTAGCGTAGCAAGCATTAGTAGAACAGATCAAAAAGACATAGACGGGCTAGATATGTTAGAAAGTGGAAACTTTATAGATCATGTGTTTTCTTCTACTAACAAAAAAGGTTATGTTATTTTAGATAACAAGGCTGTTATATATGAAATTTTGGAACAAAAATTGCTTCCTGATGGTTTAGTTAGTGATAAAAAGTTAGTTAGTGAAAATATTGCTACATTGAAAAACAATGAGCTTATAAAAGATTTAACCAATGCGTTGCAAAAACGCTATAAAGTAGAAGAATATATCAAAAGGTAA
- a CDS encoding CBU_0592 family membrane protein, whose amino-acid sequence MDIFQIIGFLGMLCVVGAYFLLQIEKINQKSLAYQLINLVGAILLIISLLVHFNLGSFLIEVFWIFITLYGIYKIYKESKTK is encoded by the coding sequence ATGGATATATTTCAAATTATAGGTTTTTTAGGTATGTTGTGTGTGGTTGGTGCATATTTTCTTTTACAAATTGAAAAGATAAATCAAAAGAGTTTGGCTTATCAGCTTATAAATTTAGTCGGTGCAATATTGCTTATAATTTCACTTTTAGTGCATTTTAATTTGGGTTCTTTTTTGATAGAAGTTTTTTGGATTTTTATCACATTATATGGTATTTATAAAATTTATAAAGAGAGTAAAACAAAATGA
- a CDS encoding cysteine ABC transporter substrate-binding protein → MKKIISFLALAVAIFLAGCGDNTTTQKDSITKIKERGFIRIGVFSDKPPFGFVDSNGKNQGYDIYLAKRIAKDLLGDENKIKFELVEAASRVEFLVADKVDVILANFTVTPERKEIVDFALPYMKVALGVVSPSGDVVSDISQLKDKKLIVNKGTTADAYFTKNHPEIKLIKFDQNTETFAALLDGRGAALAHDNTLLFAWIKENQGFNIGIQTLGDQDYIAPAVNKGNKVLLDWINNEITKLEEENFFHKAYDETLKNIYSDDIKPEAVVVEGGKI, encoded by the coding sequence ATGAAAAAAATAATTTCATTTTTAGCATTAGCTGTTGCTATATTTTTAGCAGGTTGTGGAGATAATACAACAACACAAAAAGACAGCATTACTAAGATAAAAGAGAGAGGATTTATTCGCATAGGGGTTTTTAGCGACAAGCCACCGTTTGGATTTGTTGATTCAAATGGTAAAAATCAAGGATATGATATATATCTTGCAAAACGTATAGCTAAAGATTTATTAGGTGATGAAAACAAGATTAAATTTGAATTAGTTGAAGCTGCTAGCAGAGTAGAGTTTTTAGTGGCTGATAAAGTAGATGTAATACTAGCAAACTTTACAGTTACTCCTGAACGCAAAGAAATTGTTGATTTTGCATTACCTTACATGAAGGTTGCACTAGGCGTTGTAAGTCCATCAGGAGATGTTGTAAGTGACATATCTCAACTAAAAGATAAAAAACTTATAGTAAATAAAGGAACTACAGCTGATGCGTATTTTACAAAAAACCATCCTGAAATAAAACTAATAAAATTTGATCAAAACACAGAAACATTTGCTGCTTTGCTTGATGGTCGTGGTGCAGCTTTAGCACATGACAATACGTTATTATTCGCTTGGATTAAAGAAAATCAGGGTTTTAATATAGGAATACAAACATTAGGAGATCAAGACTACATAGCACCGGCTGTAAATAAAGGAAACAAAGTATTGCTTGATTGGATAAATAATGAAATAACCAAACTTGAAGAAGAAAATTTCTTCCACAAAGCTTATGATGAAACATTAAAAAATATATATAGCGATGATATAAAACCTGAAGCAGTTGTTGTAGAGGGCGGTAAGATATAA
- a CDS encoding amino acid ABC transporter ATP-binding protein yields MNILELKNVNKFYGQTQALKDINLSLKKGEVIVLLGPSGCGKSTTLRCINGLENIQSGEIILNGDIVTKDYKNWTKMRQRVGMVFQHYELFDHLNVIENILLAPIKAQKRDKKEVEVEADKWLEKVGLIDKKYAKPKELSGGQKQRIAIVRSLCMNPEVMLFDEVTAALDPEITREVLDVIINLAKDGMSMLIVTHEMGFAKSVADKIVFMDDGKIVEETTPNDFFTNPKTQRAKKFLNLFTFNK; encoded by the coding sequence ATGAATATACTAGAGCTCAAAAATGTTAATAAATTTTATGGACAAACTCAAGCGTTAAAGGATATAAACTTAAGTTTAAAAAAAGGGGAAGTTATAGTTTTACTTGGTCCTTCTGGGTGTGGAAAATCCACAACTCTTAGATGTATAAATGGGCTTGAAAATATTCAAAGTGGGGAAATAATACTAAATGGAGATATTGTTACAAAAGACTATAAAAATTGGACTAAAATGAGACAAAGAGTTGGAATGGTGTTTCAACACTATGAACTTTTTGATCACTTAAACGTCATAGAAAATATACTCCTTGCACCTATAAAAGCACAAAAACGAGATAAAAAAGAAGTAGAAGTTGAAGCTGATAAATGGCTAGAAAAAGTTGGTCTTATAGACAAAAAATATGCAAAACCAAAAGAGCTCAGCGGGGGACAAAAGCAAAGAATAGCTATAGTAAGAAGTTTATGTATGAATCCAGAAGTTATGCTATTTGATGAAGTAACAGCTGCTCTTGATCCAGAAATTACAAGAGAAGTTTTAGATGTGATAATAAATTTAGCAAAAGACGGAATGAGTATGCTTATAGTAACTCATGAGATGGGTTTTGCAAAATCTGTTGCTGATAAAATAGTCTTTATGGATGATGGAAAAATAGTAGAAGAAACTACTCCTAATGATTTTTTTACAAATCCAAAAACACAAAGAGCAAAAAAATTTTTAAATTTATTCACTTTTAATAAGTAA
- a CDS encoding sulfate adenylyltransferase — MKSQRKSKSINIDLDIFYTLELIQNKIFSKFNKLMNEKEIESVSLDGYFMQEPMPYPFIFSVDMSDSDLKNIDKLELICENKNVGYINIETFFKNKKEYELNIFNTRLNKNKDKDKWCVSGSFEIYSNEVKNAKKHIENIKHELNTQKITAVMLTADPINRAHERLIRMAIDKADLVIIFLLQSHGENSINFELRQETIEYFIQNYLPKNRVVIMPFKTSIFTLHQNPVLECISACNLGVNKLVIGQNHHGIGMFYDQNQPKTVLDKYIKDLNMDVIVLPELVYCDKCKTIVSTKTCPHGQHHHIKYHPETIKSLLFNGIMPPAILIRSDISAIILSNIFKNRFKDIQTLCDELFPNSGLLEKRTECDFYKELMRLYQTSSLT, encoded by the coding sequence ATGAAATCACAAAGAAAAAGTAAAAGTATAAATATTGATTTAGATATATTTTATACACTTGAGCTTATACAAAATAAAATTTTTTCTAAATTCAATAAATTGATGAACGAGAAAGAAATAGAGTCTGTAAGTTTAGATGGCTATTTTATGCAAGAACCTATGCCATATCCTTTTATTTTCTCTGTTGATATGAGTGATAGCGATTTAAAAAACATTGATAAATTAGAATTAATCTGTGAAAATAAAAATGTTGGCTATATAAATATAGAAACATTTTTTAAAAATAAAAAAGAGTATGAATTAAATATTTTTAACACAAGATTAAATAAAAATAAAGATAAAGATAAATGGTGTGTGTCTGGTAGTTTTGAAATTTATAGCAATGAAGTAAAAAATGCAAAAAAACATATAGAAAACATTAAGCATGAGTTAAATACACAAAAAATAACTGCTGTAATGTTAACAGCTGACCCAATAAACAGAGCTCATGAAAGACTTATTAGGATGGCTATAGATAAAGCTGATTTAGTTATAATTTTTTTGCTACAATCACATGGTGAAAATAGTATTAATTTTGAATTAAGACAAGAAACTATTGAGTATTTTATACAAAATTATCTTCCTAAAAATCGTGTTGTTATTATGCCTTTTAAAACAAGTATTTTTACCCTTCATCAAAATCCAGTTTTGGAGTGTATATCAGCTTGTAATTTAGGTGTTAATAAGCTTGTTATAGGACAAAATCATCACGGAATAGGTATGTTTTATGATCAAAATCAACCAAAAACAGTTTTGGATAAATACATAAAAGATCTAAATATGGATGTTATAGTTTTACCAGAGTTGGTTTATTGTGATAAATGCAAGACTATAGTTAGTACAAAGACTTGTCCCCATGGGCAACACCACCATATAAAATACCATCCTGAGACAATAAAATCGCTTTTATTTAATGGAATAATGCCACCAGCCATACTTATACGTTCTGATATATCGGCTATAATTTTAAGCAATATTTTTAAGAACAGATTTAAAGATATTCAAACTCTTTGCGATGAGTTGTTTCCAAACTCAGGATTGCTTGAAAAAAGAACAGAATGCGACTTTTATAAGGAGCTTATGCGTTTATATCAGACATCTTCTTTGACTTGA
- a CDS encoding class II aldolase and adducin N-terminal domain-containing protein — translation MDLQYSKDKLKKVSLSMFRKNFFGVFHGSISTRIEGSQFLINRQNAIFDDLGDDDLILLSSKQDYRWNEASIDAYIHSNIYKNINEAKYICYAMPHYATAYSLKYSSLHPKDYFGYMKFNKILVYDPKQFEDWYERAQTEIYRYMIEKQTNLVLIKGYGVYAFGRTAEQLAKDVAILENSCKLIELYSKAKY, via the coding sequence ATGGATTTGCAGTATTCTAAGGATAAATTAAAAAAAGTTTCGCTTTCTATGTTTAGAAAGAATTTTTTTGGTGTTTTTCATGGTTCTATATCGACAAGAATAGAAGGAAGCCAGTTTTTGATTAATAGGCAAAATGCTATTTTTGATGATTTAGGGGATGATGATTTGATTTTATTATCATCTAAGCAAGATTATAGATGGAATGAAGCAAGTATAGATGCATATATACATTCAAATATTTATAAAAATATAAATGAAGCCAAATATATATGCTATGCTATGCCTCATTATGCTACTGCTTATAGCCTTAAATATAGCAGCCTTCACCCAAAAGACTACTTTGGATATATGAAATTTAATAAAATTTTAGTTTACGATCCTAAACAATTTGAAGATTGGTATGAAAGGGCGCAAACTGAAATTTATAGATATATGATTGAAAAGCAGACAAATTTAGTACTTATAAAAGGATATGGGGTTTATGCTTTTGGTAGAACGGCAGAGCAACTCGCAAAAGATGTTGCTATTTTGGAAAATAGTTGTAAACTTATTGAACTTTACTCAAAAGCTAAGTACTAA
- the rsmH gene encoding 16S rRNA (cytosine(1402)-N(4))-methyltransferase RsmH translates to MQSPHKSVLLNEVKDIFSNLDGNFIDCTLGYAGHSYEILKNNPNLKLIACDRDDEAIRFSTKKLEEFKDRVKIYKSNFSELLNKISNDDKKNIRAILADIGVSSLQIDKDDRGFSINSDTLDMRMDQNNPISAFEIVNNYTYDELSRIFFEYGELKNARNIAQKIITARNKAPIKSAKQLAKIIGTNSIKGRNVSQAILAFQAIRIEVNKELEELKNLLNLIKKSGIKNCLVCIISFHSLEDRIVKSTFKDWQTNCICPPNSLRCECGNNNSIGKILTKKAIQPTKEEIFENSRSSCAKMRAFMIR, encoded by the coding sequence TTGCAAAGTCCTCATAAAAGTGTATTATTAAATGAAGTTAAAGATATATTTTCAAACCTAGATGGAAATTTTATAGATTGTACATTAGGCTATGCTGGACACTCTTACGAAATATTAAAAAACAATCCCAATCTAAAACTAATAGCTTGCGATAGAGATGATGAAGCTATTAGATTTAGCACAAAAAAATTAGAAGAGTTTAAAGATAGAGTAAAAATTTATAAAAGTAATTTTTCTGAGCTTTTAAATAAAATAAGCAATGATGACAAAAAAAACATAAGAGCAATACTTGCTGACATAGGTGTTAGTTCACTTCAAATAGACAAAGATGACAGAGGTTTTTCTATAAATTCGGATACTCTTGATATGAGAATGGATCAAAACAATCCAATAAGCGCTTTTGAAATTGTAAATAATTATACATATGATGAGCTATCAAGGATATTTTTTGAGTATGGAGAGCTAAAAAATGCAAGAAACATAGCACAAAAAATAATAACAGCAAGAAATAAAGCTCCTATAAAATCAGCAAAACAACTAGCAAAAATAATAGGAACAAATAGTATAAAAGGAAGAAACGTTTCGCAAGCCATACTTGCATTTCAAGCAATAAGGATAGAAGTAAATAAAGAGTTGGAAGAACTAAAAAATTTATTAAATCTAATTAAAAAAAGTGGTATAAAAAATTGCTTAGTTTGTATAATAAGCTTTCATTCACTAGAAGATAGGATAGTAAAATCTACATTTAAAGACTGGCAAACAAACTGCATTTGCCCACCAAATTCATTAAGATGTGAGTGCGGAAACAATAATAGCATAGGAAAAATACTAACAAAAAAGGCAATTCAACCAACAAAAGAAGAGATTTTTGAAAATTCAAGAAGTAGTTGTGCTAAAATGCGTGCTTTTATGATAAGGTAA
- the ftsZ gene encoding cell division protein FtsZ: MSGGFRVEENDNLYGTKIKAIGVGGGGSNMINRIIREYSSLDIDLIVANTDAQALKNSNAHNKIQLGEKKTRGLGAGMKPDVGREAALESYDEIKSVLEGTDIVFIAAGLGGGTGTGAAPIIAQATKESGALAVSVVTLPFEFEGRKRLKLANLGLEELRKECDSIIVISNEKLRNVMDKKASIDESFRVVDNVLARAVGGMSTVILGNGYVNIDFADVRTIMSHRGMAIMGVGEATGENAAQEAIKEAIQSPLLGDIDINGAMGVLIHFRHHPSTPLSDITDAMHIVESAADEDADIIFGTTEDDTFENNKIEVTIVATGFEIEQDKKVEESVNTNINNKRDRILMLQKVSGDDMYSEQIDVPSYMRHKLD; encoded by the coding sequence ATGAGTGGTGGTTTTAGAGTGGAAGAAAATGATAATTTGTATGGAACAAAGATAAAAGCTATTGGAGTAGGTGGTGGTGGTAGTAATATGATCAATAGAATCATAAGAGAGTATTCTAGTCTTGATATTGATCTGATTGTTGCAAACACCGATGCTCAGGCTCTTAAGAATTCAAACGCACACAATAAAATTCAGCTTGGCGAAAAAAAGACAAGAGGTCTTGGTGCCGGCATGAAACCAGATGTCGGTAGAGAGGCAGCTTTAGAAAGCTACGATGAGATAAAAAGTGTATTAGAAGGCACAGATATAGTGTTTATAGCTGCTGGTCTTGGTGGTGGAACCGGAACAGGCGCTGCCCCTATAATAGCACAGGCAACAAAAGAAAGTGGAGCTTTGGCTGTTTCTGTTGTTACTTTGCCTTTTGAGTTTGAGGGAAGAAAAAGACTAAAATTAGCAAATCTTGGACTTGAAGAGCTAAGAAAAGAGTGTGATTCTATAATTGTTATATCTAATGAAAAGCTAAGAAATGTTATGGATAAAAAAGCAAGTATAGATGAGAGCTTTAGAGTTGTTGATAATGTTCTTGCTCGTGCTGTTGGTGGTATGAGTACAGTTATACTTGGAAATGGTTATGTAAATATTGACTTTGCTGATGTTAGAACTATAATGAGCCATAGAGGTATGGCTATAATGGGTGTCGGTGAAGCAACTGGCGAAAATGCGGCTCAAGAAGCTATCAAAGAGGCTATACAATCGCCTTTATTAGGAGATATAGATATAAATGGTGCTATGGGTGTTTTAATACATTTTAGACACCATCCAAGCACACCACTTTCTGATATAACAGATGCTATGCATATAGTAGAAAGCGCTGCTGATGAAGATGCTGATATTATTTTTGGTACAACTGAAGATGATACTTTTGAAAATAATAAAATAGAGGTAACTATAGTTGCAACTGGATTTGAGATAGAGCAAGATAAAAAAGTTGAAGAGAGTGTAAATACTAATATAAATAACAAAAGAGATAGAATTTTAATGCTTCAAAAAGTAAGTGGCGATGATATGTATTCAGAGCAGATAGATGTTCCATCTTATATGCGCCATAAATTAGACTAA
- the ftsA gene encoding cell division protein FtsA, which translates to MKILGIDIGSFQVRAVMAEYSDDGMKIIGIGTEKANGVKKGAITNIELASKSVKNALTNAQRVAGTRYDKVIVSISGANTKSLDSNGVVNIPNHEIGISEIERAMQIANHYASVSTDYEKLHVLPYNFKVDEQEHIEDPLGMNGTRLEVHAHIIIVQKSILNNLKKAINLAGIEIDNIVLSGYASSIATLNDDEKELGAALIDIGGSVSDVVVHSGNSIIFNDFLPVGSSHITNDLSIALHTPLPKAEEIKIGYGSLIAKSTDLIELPELGDENKSNEVSLDIISKVIYARAEETLVFLSNIIQNSKNELKHKDMLGAGVVFTGGMTKLDGFKELASMVFDKYQIRIAKPKNMEGLYEVIRDPSNSCVIGLCMYGAGHFTPYEIDSEKKMRYKNESIVSSKARLKNLFEEDSLLNNEENKEQEEFGFKYTKGTEQFQDNGEKDIKDELLDISDIKHEKNPSVFSKIWHWMTQWF; encoded by the coding sequence ATTAAAATTTTAGGTATAGACATAGGTTCTTTCCAAGTTAGAGCTGTTATGGCTGAATACAGCGATGATGGAATGAAAATAATAGGTATAGGAACAGAAAAAGCAAACGGTGTAAAAAAAGGTGCTATTACAAATATAGAATTAGCTTCTAAATCTGTCAAGAATGCATTAACAAATGCACAAAGGGTTGCTGGAACCAGATATGATAAGGTTATTGTGTCAATATCTGGTGCTAATACAAAAAGTTTAGATAGTAATGGCGTTGTAAATATACCAAATCACGAGATAGGCATAAGTGAGATAGAAAGAGCTATGCAGATAGCAAATCATTATGCAAGTGTTTCTACTGATTATGAAAAGCTTCATGTTTTACCTTATAACTTTAAAGTTGATGAGCAAGAACATATTGAAGATCCTTTGGGTATGAACGGCACTAGGCTTGAGGTTCATGCTCATATTATAATTGTTCAAAAGTCTATTTTAAACAATCTAAAAAAAGCAATAAATTTAGCCGGTATAGAGATAGATAATATAGTTTTATCAGGTTATGCTTCCTCTATAGCTACTTTAAATGATGATGAAAAAGAGTTAGGTGCTGCTTTGATAGATATAGGTGGCTCTGTTTCTGATGTTGTTGTCCATTCTGGAAATTCTATTATTTTTAATGACTTTTTACCTGTTGGTTCTTCTCATATAACAAATGATCTGTCTATAGCACTTCATACTCCTTTGCCAAAAGCAGAAGAGATAAAGATAGGCTATGGTTCTTTGATTGCTAAATCCACAGATTTAATAGAACTTCCTGAACTTGGCGATGAGAATAAAAGTAATGAGGTTTCTTTAGATATTATCTCTAAGGTTATATATGCAAGAGCTGAGGAAACATTAGTATTTTTGTCAAATATTATTCAAAATAGCAAAAATGAATTAAAACACAAGGATATGCTAGGCGCTGGTGTTGTGTTTACTGGCGGAATGACAAAACTAGATGGATTTAAAGAATTGGCTAGCATGGTATTTGATAAATATCAAATAAGAATAGCAAAACCTAAAAATATGGAAGGGTTGTATGAGGTTATAAGAGATCCATCAAATTCTTGTGTTATAGGGCTTTGTATGTATGGAGCCGGTCACTTTACTCCATACGAGATTGATTCTGAAAAAAAGATGAGATATAAAAATGAATCAATAGTATCTTCAAAAGCTCGTTTGAAAAATCTTTTTGAAGAAGATAGCTTGTTAAATAATGAAGAAAATAAAGAACAAGAGGAATTTGGATTTAAATATACAAAAGGCACAGAACAATTTCAAGATAATGGCGAAAAAGATATAAAAGATGAGTTGTTGGATATATCAGATATAAAACATGAAAAAAATCCAAGTGTATTTAGTAAAATATGGCACTGGATGACTCAATGGTTTTGA